A stretch of Spirosoma oryzicola DNA encodes these proteins:
- a CDS encoding cytochrome c, translated as MKALVKIGKWIGGIVLSLAVILLIAYFFITNNINQRTATKHSFATETIDIPRDSSIVKRGEHLAVIKGCIECHGEKLDGKIMMDDPALGRLVAANLTKGKGGLPADYSTADWLAALRHGVDRNGRPLLFMPSHETTLLSKQDLQAIIAYCQQVPAADHVVPASKLGPVVNVMAYLDKMPLLSVEKIDHKLPIVASADTTEGIAQGKYLSISCSGCHKPTLKGGEPVAPGMPPVPDLTRTGHVGKWTQAQFIHTLRTGKTPSGHQINNDNMPWKMTAQYSETELASLYQYFRTIQ; from the coding sequence ATGAAAGCACTCGTAAAAATTGGTAAATGGATCGGCGGTATCGTGCTAAGCCTGGCCGTCATACTCCTCATTGCGTATTTCTTTATCACCAACAACATCAACCAGCGAACGGCAACGAAACACAGCTTCGCCACCGAAACCATAGACATCCCCCGCGACAGCAGCATCGTGAAGCGGGGCGAACACTTGGCGGTAATCAAAGGATGCATTGAGTGTCATGGTGAAAAGCTCGACGGCAAAATCATGATGGACGATCCGGCGCTGGGTCGGCTCGTCGCTGCTAACCTGACAAAAGGTAAAGGCGGATTACCCGCTGATTACAGCACCGCCGATTGGCTGGCTGCCCTGCGTCACGGTGTTGATCGAAACGGCCGTCCGCTGTTATTTATGCCTTCGCACGAAACAACGTTACTGTCGAAGCAGGATTTACAGGCTATCATCGCATACTGCCAGCAGGTGCCAGCGGCTGACCATGTGGTGCCCGCCAGTAAACTCGGCCCAGTAGTCAACGTAATGGCTTATCTCGACAAGATGCCTTTGCTGTCGGTGGAAAAAATCGACCACAAACTACCTATTGTGGCTAGCGCCGACACGACCGAAGGCATCGCTCAGGGTAAGTACCTGTCAATTTCATGCAGTGGTTGCCACAAGCCTACGCTGAAAGGCGGTGAGCCAGTAGCACCCGGTATGCCTCCCGTACCTGATCTCACCCGTACCGGCCACGTTGGTAAATGGACGCAGGCGCAATTTATTCATACGCTTCGTACGGGTAAAACGCCCAGCGGCCATCAGATCAATAACGACAACATGCCCTGGAAAATGACCGCTCAGTACAGCGAGACAGAACTGGCTTCACTGTATCAATACTTCCGGACAATCCAGTAA